In Nocardia sp. NBC_00403, the DNA window ACCAGGTGCGGTCGCCGCGGTGCAGCGGATGAGTGAGCAGTGGCCCCTCGGTGTGGCGAGTTCTTCGCCACGCACCCTCATCGACACCGTGCTGGGCCGCACGGGATTGATCGAATTCTTCAACGTCACGTTCTCGACCGAGGAAGTGGATCGGGGCAAGCCCGCACCGGATGTGTATGTAGCCGTTGCGGGTTTTCTGCGTCAGAAGTCGACCGAGTGTGCCGCTGTGGAGGATTCGAGCAACGGATTGCGCGCGGCCCATGCGGCGGGCATGCGGGTGATCGCCGCGCCGCGGCCCGAGTATCCGCCTGCGCCGGATGCGCTCGCATTGGCTGCGCACGTCATCGGCGGGCTCGACGAGCTGACCCCGGAGCTGGTTTCCGGGTAGGGGGCCTGGGTTGCGCCGGTCGTTCCCCGGGTGCGTCAGCGCTGGTATGAGGTCAGCAGCGTGCGAGCCGCGGTGGCGAGGTCGGTGTCGAGCCAGTCGGGCAGCTCGCGGGAATGGGCATGGCGGCGCAGCGCGGCATAGGGGAGATCGACGACGGCGCGGCTGACGGCGTCGATCTCCCGGTCGCCGTCCGCGCCGAGGAGGTCGCGGGCCAGGCGCCGCAGGTGCTCGAACAATGGCGCGTTCATCTGGTCGAGGCGGAGGCGGAACTCCGCGTCGGGTCCGCCGTCGAGCAGGTCGCTCGGGCGCAGGTTGAGCAGAAGCTTTGCGTCGTCGGGCAATTCGCGACCGAACCGAACGGCTGCCACCGCCATCGCTACCCCCGCCTCGACCGGGTCCCGGTTGCCTGCGCCCGCCATGACGCGCTCCTGAAAGCGTGTAAGCGCGCGCAACCACGCCTCGGTGAGGACGCCGTTGCGGTTGCCGAAGCGGTGGTACAGCGTGCCGACGGGCGCGCCGCTCGCCGCGGCGATCGCCGCGACACTGGCCGCGCGGGGACCGTCGGCGAGCACGAGGGTGCGTGCTGCGTCGAGGATCACATCGGTGTCGTGCTTGCGGGGTGGCGCCATCTACTAGTACGTTCCTTCTATATGGAGCGATTGTCCTACATTGATGAGCATGCCAGATCGATCGACGCGAATCGGGATCGGGCCTGGAAAGCGTTGCTGAAAGTCATGTGCAAGGACCCGAACGACCCGTCCAGTGCGCCGAGGGGATTCCAGCTCGACTCGGCCGACGCGCCCACACGGTTGGCGTTGTCGGGCCGGCATTGGTTCTCGCGCTACGCGCTGATCTTCGAACTCGACGAAGAGGGGTCGAGCCGGACTCGGATCCGGGCGCAGTCGTGGGGCGAATTCCCCGGCCTGCACGGCAAGATCTACCGAGCGCTGGTGATCGGGAGCGGCGGTCACCAGGTGGTTGTGCGCCGGTTGCTGCGTCAGATAGCGGCGGCGGCATGATCCCCGGGCTGGTCTGGGGTGCGACCGAGGCCGAGCGTGAGCAACCCTTGCCGTGCGACGAACTGGAATCCGGTGGGGTGCAGGCGGATCGGGCCATCAGCATCGACGCATCACCACAGGTGGTCTACGCCTGGCTGTGTCAGCTGCGCGTTGCGCCCTACAGCTACGACCTGCTCGACCGCTTCGGCCGCCGCAGCCCGCGCCTCCGCGACCCCGAGCTCACCGAGCTCGAAGTGGGGCAACGTTTCATGTCCCAGTTCGATCTGGTGTCCTTCGTCCTCGGCAGGCATATCACGCTGGTTACCGGCAAGATATGCGTCACCTACGCGGTGCGGCCCGAGGGAAGCGGAACCCGCCTCGTGGTTCGGATGCAGTGCGGCGCACCGCGGATCGTCGCGCGAGCGCTGGCACTCGGCGACCTGATCATGATGCGCAAGCAGCTGCTGACGTTGAAGAAACTGGCCGAGGTGGAGCGGCGCGCTCTCGCATGATGTGCGGGTAACCCGGCGGTGCGGAAGCGACTGTCCAGTTCGACAGGTTCAGCACTATGTCAACGCCGGATGTCGCCGATCCGTAGCGCCTCGCTATCGCCCGTACGAGATCCTGCGCGACCCGCCCGCCCTCATCCTCGACGAGGCCACCAGCGCGCTCGACACACGCACCGAGCACGCGATCCAGGACGCCATCGACGCACCCTCGGCAGGCCGCACCACCAAAACCATCGCTCACCGCCTTTCGACCGTCCGCGACGCCGACCAGACCGTCGTCCTCGACCACGGCCGCATAGCCGAGCGGGGCACCCACGACGAACTGCTCGCCCTCGGCGGCCGGTACGCGGGCCGCGTACGACGTGACATGGAGCTGGCCCCGGCGACGTGATTGCCGCTGGGCGCGCGTTGGTCGATCGTCCAGATCTGTTGGTCGACATGGCTTCCCAACGCGCGCAAATGCCGATGAGCGATCCATCGAGTTTCTGGGGTGAGGCGCCAGGATCTCAGGATGTTGCGTAGGGTCGGGGATAGTGGGTGCCGTCGAGGTCGATGAGGACCCAGTTGTGTCGGACACGTTTGCTGTTGCTGCTCGAATTCCTATGGGGCGGAAGAAATTCGAGCACGGGTTGGACCATCAGCGGGCGATAACCGACACCTTGCTGTTGCCGACACCGTAGTCGGCCGCAAAAAGAGCATGAGTTATCGGGTCCACCGCGACACCACCGAGCCCCTTGTACGGAAGGACGTCAGTCACCTTGCGGGTGCCCGTATCGACCACCATGACAGTTTCCGAGGTACCAACATAGAGGCAGTGCTTGACCGGATCGACTGCGATTCTGTCTAACGAAAAATCGACCGCGATGGCGGCGGTGATGGCACGGGTCTCAGCGTTGACGACCGAGACCTTCTTATCGTTGACGACGTATACGGCATGGGCATCACTGTCCACCGCAATAGCCTCCGGTGAGCTTGGGACTCCGAACGTAGCGGTGACGGCTTTGGCGACCCCGTCGATCACTGACACCGAATTGTCGCCTGTGTTGGTGACGTAGGCGATGTGCGTGGATTCATCGACTGCTACCGAGGCTGGATCCTTCCCGACGGGAATAGTCGCGGTGACTGTCCTGGTCGTCAAATCCATCACAGAGACTTTGCCGTCGGCAGAGCGGTCGGTTATGTAGGCAATGCGGGCGGCGGCATCGACTCCGATGCCAAAAAGGTAGCCGGGAACGTGGGCTGTGGCGGTGATCGACCGGCTGGCTGTGTCGACGATCGACACTGTCCCGAAAAAGCTGATGACGTAGGCGGTGTGGGTCAATGTATCGACCGCTACACCGGTCGGCTGCTGCTTGTTGGGGGTAGCGTTGAAATCTTGGCGGAAAGGCGGCGCGATCACGAGGGTGGCGGCGAGTGTCTGGGTCTCGGTATCGATGACCGAGACGGTGTTGCTGTCGTCGTCGTTGACGATATAAGCGGTGTGGGCGGGTCCGTCGATCGCAATTGACCGCGGTTTTCCTCCGACAGCAATAGTCGGGACAGCTGGCACGGTGGTGGTCGGGGCTGGCGTCGACCGGGCGTCGCTGCGTGAACCGGTTGTCCCCAGCACCCCGATGCTTATGGCGGCGGCAAGGACAACTGCTGCCGCGATGCCGAGTGCGAGACCGCGCCGCCTTCTCAGCGTGCCCCCGTAGCTCCCGGTCCTTTTTGATGATGGGGAACTACGCAGCGGCGTCGTGAGCGCCGACTGCGGGTCAACCGTTG includes these proteins:
- a CDS encoding TetR family transcriptional regulator, giving the protein MAPPRKHDTDVILDAARTLVLADGPRAASVAAIAAASGAPVGTLYHRFGNRNGVLTEAWLRALTRFQERVMAGAGNRDPVEAGVAMAVAAVRFGRELPDDAKLLLNLRPSDLLDGGPDAEFRLRLDQMNAPLFEHLRRLARDLLGADGDREIDAVSRAVVDLPYAALRRHAHSRELPDWLDTDLATAARTLLTSYQR
- a CDS encoding HAD family hydrolase; the protein is MRITAVVFDMDGVLIDSEPVWEQVRREYVAEKGGRWLPDTQQRLMGMSTGEWSDYLSGELGVGESPEKVADDVIERMAVHYDRAVPLLPGAVAAVQRMSEQWPLGVASSSPRTLIDTVLGRTGLIEFFNVTFSTEEVDRGKPAPDVYVAVAGFLRQKSTECAAVEDSSNGLRAAHAAGMRVIAAPRPEYPPAPDALALAAHVIGGLDELTPELVSG
- a CDS encoding serine/threonine-protein kinase translates to MMPESRCRTWEEPKVVGELFGRYTLQAMLGEGGMGQVYRAHDSATDRTVAVKVLHTHLAADPVVRQRFQREARAAASLGHPHVVPIFDFGEIEGRPFICMQFIEGAGVDAVLAESGPMPLARAVSIIAQASEALDAAHAKGLVHRDVKPSNLLVTAGDFVYLIDFGIARAAAETTMTTAGTAIGTFAYMAPERFSAGTADARSDVYALTCVLYQCLTGQNPYPATSAEQQIAAHLTQPPPRPSLLRPDIGVTLDHVIATGLAKDPDSRYQTAAEFAAATVAAATTVFHPAETQVNPASATVDPQSALTTPLRSSPSSKRTGSYGGTLRRRRGLALGIAAAVVLAAAISIGVLGTTGSRSDARSTPAPTTTVPAVPTIAVGGKPRSIAIDGPAHTAYIVNDDDSNTVSVIDTETQTLAATLVIAPPFRQDFNATPNKQQPTGVAVDTLTHTAYVISFFGTVSIVDTASRSITATAHVPGYLFGIGVDAAARIAYITDRSADGKVSVMDLTTRTVTATIPVGKDPASVAVDESTHIAYVTNTGDNSVSVIDGVAKAVTATFGVPSSPEAIAVDSDAHAVYVVNDKKVSVVNAETRAITAAIAVDFSLDRIAVDPVKHCLYVGTSETVMVVDTGTRKVTDVLPYKGLGGVAVDPITHALFAADYGVGNSKVSVIAR